In the genome of Pseudanabaena mucicola str. Chao 1806, the window ATTAATATCTCAACAAAAATATAAATTTGAGCCAATAATCGATATCCAACCTAATCGTAAATTTATTAATTATTGGATTCGTATTCAAACAAAAATTGCTAAAGAAGTTTTTAGAAGATTTAAACTTTTTTTGCCTGAACTGCTTGGTTATGGAACAAGGAGAATATTGAAATATGCCCAAAATCTTCAAGCCGATTTAACTATTGTCCATTCAGAATCTGGACTTTGGATTGGGCAACAGTTAATAGCTCAAGGACTTAAAGTGGGAGTCGATTTTGAGGACTGGTTCTCTGAGGATCTGTTACCTGAGGTGCGTATTAATCGACCTATTCATAAGTTAAGGCATCTGGAAAGACAACTAATGCATGAATGTAAATATTGTTTAACAACTTCTCATGCATTGGCTAAATCTCTAGCAAAGGCTTATGAAGCAACCCAACCGACAGTTATTTATAATGTGTTTCCTTGGGCAGAGCGATCGCAAATAGATAAGAAAATTTGCGATCGCCAAAATCTTGATTTGCTCTCAATTCATTGGTTTTCGCAAACTATAGGACAAGGGAGAGGATTAGAAGTTCTTTTCCAATCACTTCCATATATTCATCAACCAATAGAAATTCATCTACGCGGAAATTATCCCGAAAGTTCGCGTCGGTGGTTAGAGCCACAGATTCCTGACGAATGGCGCGATCGCTTATTCATTCACCCCACTGTTTCTAATGGTGAACTACTATCTCGGATTGCTGAACACGATATTGGCTTGGCTTTGGAAACAACTGCAATCCCTAGTCGAAACTTGACGATTACTAACAAGCTTTTTCAGTATTTACAAGCTGGGTTAGCAATAATTGCTACGAATACAGAGGGACAAAGTGAGATTTTATCTCAATATCCTGAGGTCGGTGAACTCATACCAAGTAACGATCCCATTGCATTAGCGAACGCGATTAATAATTTAGTGAATAACTATCCTAAGATACTTCTCGCTAAGCAAGCAGCACTGAAAGCTGCTCAGTCACAACTCAATTGGGAAAGTCAAACAAATATTATTTTAAGAACTTTGGAAAAAGCGATTAAGTAGCTCAACTTAATTAAAACCCAAAACGAGAGTTTGTTCCGCCCGCGTAGCGGGCGGAACAAACTTCTCGGTTTTTAGTTTACTTATGTCTAGCTACTTAGTTTATAGGGAAATTTCTGTGATGTAGCAAGTTGCAAAAATTTTTACTATTGACGGACTGGTAAACAAATTGTGCGGGTGACTTGGCAATTTATGCCCTGATAATCTCGGCAAACTTTCTTAGCTACGTTTTCTGCCTCAGTAGAAGATTTTACTGACCATGCTGAGCCTGCTGCACCGTTAGACCCTTCAGCAATTGACATACAGGCATTTCTTGCCCAGACGAGAACTTGACAATCTGTTGCATTAGAAACGCTTTCACATTCGCTTAAAGCCCTAGTCTCAGCCGCTTTTTGGTTAGAATAATTCCATGAATATCCTTTGTCCTGAGTTGATGGTGAACGGGCGATCGCCCCATAACTAACAGTGCTTGTTGTATCAGGGGGTGTTGTTGGGACTACTGTCTGAGTAGGTATGGGGGTAGGAGTTTCAGGTTTGGAAATAGCGCTTTGAGTTACTGTTGGTCTAGGAGATTCTGGACTTGGTGAAGATTTTGGAGATTCACTAGGAGTATTAGCTGGCGAAGCAGTGGGAGAAATAGAAGCAGATATTGTAGTTGAGGCTTCAGGCTTAGAATTATTGTCTGCTGGACGATTAGTAATTTTGGGCAAGAGCATCGCAGTGGCGATCGCTGCAAAAACTGAGGTTAAACCAACGAGAGCGAACCATAAAATGAAGTTCGTAGAATTAGAGGGCTGACTTGGCGCGGAAATAGTTGGATGAGACTCTGTTCTAGGAGTTTGGGGAGTAGTGAT includes:
- a CDS encoding glycosyltransferase → MTKILILIGGHLCTAPRPQKEAETLANAGYDVIVGGIWFSPELVERDRLLISQQKYKFEPIIDIQPNRKFINYWIRIQTKIAKEVFRRFKLFLPELLGYGTRRILKYAQNLQADLTIVHSESGLWIGQQLIAQGLKVGVDFEDWFSEDLLPEVRINRPIHKLRHLERQLMHECKYCLTTSHALAKSLAKAYEATQPTVIYNVFPWAERSQIDKKICDRQNLDLLSIHWFSQTIGQGRGLEVLFQSLPYIHQPIEIHLRGNYPESSRRWLEPQIPDEWRDRLFIHPTVSNGELLSRIAEHDIGLALETTAIPSRNLTITNKLFQYLQAGLAIIATNTEGQSEILSQYPEVGELIPSNDPIALANAINNLVNNYPKILLAKQAALKAAQSQLNWESQTNIILRTLEKAIK